One stretch of Solenopsis invicta isolate M01_SB chromosome 16, UNIL_Sinv_3.0, whole genome shotgun sequence DNA includes these proteins:
- the LOC105204782 gene encoding 39S ribosomal protein L11, mitochondrial, whose translation MSKTMGRMKMKKLIEKVDHSSKLRVDIPAGMASSAPPLGSQLGQRNINIVNFCKDFNNRTANIKEGIPLPCRIKVHSDRTYDLVIHKPPTTYYLKQAAGIQKGRMKKGEVAGKITLKHLYEIAKIKMEDPPNALLSLEHMCQMLVGIARTCGIEVVREIDPEEYAQFLKDREAFIAEYCEQLRSAKESKLLRTN comes from the exons ATGTCGAAGACAATGGGGAGGATGAAGATGAAGAAGCTGATCGAGAAGGTCGATCACTCGTCGAAACTGCGCGTAGACATTCCCGCGGGGATGGCGTCGTCTGCACCGCCGCTCGGATCCCAGCTCGGACAG AGAAATATTAACATTGTAAATTTCTGCAAAGACTTCAATAACAGGACAGCTAACATCAAGGAAGGCATTCCTCTACCTTGTCGAATAAAAGTACATTCAGACAGAACATATGATCTAGTGATCCACAAGCCACCAACGACATATTACTTGAAACAGGCAGCTGGGATACAGAAAGGAAGAATGAAGAAAG GTGAAGTAGCTGGCAAGATAACTCTGAAACATTTATACGAGATCGCCAAGATCAAAATGGAGGATCCGCCCAATGCGTTGCTGTCTCTAGAACACATGTGTCAAATGTTGGTCGGTATTGCTCGCACATGCGGCATCGAGGTCGTACGAGAGATAGACCCGGAGGAATACGCGCAGTTTTTAAAGGATAGGGAAGCGTTTATCGCGGAGTATTGCGAGCAGCTTCGGTCAGCTAAAGAAAGCAAATTACttagaacaaattaa
- the LOC105204780 gene encoding sterol O-acyltransferase 1, with product MANEDISMDILREPTTDAMQRTIQENNDDPMSDVLQRIEAPSSETNEFSHSTDKYRDKRESSKKDGLPDKEFLARNSLFTDLFKIPHFRTIYNIYLMIFIFLLSSSVVCDIIEYGTIHHGINAFRVGFAKFPTCIYIWLPMQTSTLCVYVAFTLWANQRLRFLPESCVQKFWDCGWLLAFILYQVLFFIIPVTMIIKTNLSICCNSIIILEQIRMVMKSWAFVRSAAPRYLLYESHSETSRPSGPKFSQYLYFLFAPTLLYRDEYPRATEIRWMVVFRNFSEVGLSIFHEALIFDRVVVPIYHAFGTQYLEPKWFIKIALESCIFVFLLYIVAQYFFFHAWMNAWAEMLRFADRSFYKDWWNATTFNEYFRKWNLIVHNWLYSYIYKDMYEIVMPYNQTLAVTAVFFISGIVHDYAMAFILGFFYPVTFIILFGIGVPVFFISKSKVVITNNIFQLIFNNINLMIIFNLYTMEFNARWNNCPPHHNYYLDLLIPRSWSCNTYVIGSR from the exons A TGGCCAACGAAGACATATCCATGGATATTCTACGTGAGCCGACTACCGATGCAATGCAAAGAACAATACAG GAAAACAATGACGATCCGATGTCCGACGTTCTGCAGAGGATAGAAGCACCTTCGTCGGAGACTAACGAATTCTCGCACAGCACGGacaaatatcgcgacaaaag GGAATCCAGCAAAAAAGATGGATTGCCGGATAAGGAGTTTCTCGCGAGGAACTCGTTGTTCACCGATCTCTTCAAGATCCCGCATTTTCGCACAATTTACAATATCTACTTGATGATCTTCATATTCCTGCTTTCCAGCTCGGTCGTGTGCGACATTATAGAATATGGAAC CATTCACCATGGTATCAATGCGTTTCGAGTTGGTTTTGCAAAGTTTCCAACATGCATCTATATTTGGTTGCCCATGCAAACCTCGACACTCTGTGTCTACGTGGCCTTCACCCTCTGGGCGAATCAGCGACTCCGATTCTTACCGGAAT cCTGTGTCCAGAAATTTTGGGATTGCGGCTGGCTATTAGCATTCATATTGTATCAAGTTCTCTTCTTCATTATTCCTGTCACAATGATAATCAAAACAAATCTTTCCATATGTTGcaatagtattattattttagagcAG ATACGCATGGTGATGAAGAGTTGGGCTTTTGTCAGGAGCGCCGCACCGAGGTATTTATTGTATGAATCCCACAGCGAAACTTCACGACCAAGCGGCCCCAAATTCTcacaatatttgtattttctattCGCACCGACTCTTCTGTATCGCGACGAATATCCTAG GGCGACAGAAATCAGGTGGATGGTGGTGTTTCGGAATTTCTCTGAAGTCGGCTTATCGATTTTCCATGAGGCCTTGATCTTTGACCGTGTCGTAGTACCGATCTATCACGCGTTCGGCACGCAATACCTAGAACCAAAGTGGTTTATCAAAATTGCACTCGAGTCTTGTATTTTCGTCTTTCTCCTTTACATCGTCGCCCAATACTTCTTCTTTCATGCATGGATGAACGCTTGGGCAGAAATGCTGCGGTTCGCAGACCGATCGTTTTACAAG GACTGGTGGAACGCCACGacttttaatgaatatttcCGCAAATGGAACTTAATAGTGCATAACTGGTTGTATTCATACATCTACAAGGACATGTATGAAATTGTGATGCCGTACAACCAAACGTTGGCAGTTACCGCCGTATTTTTCATTTCCGGCATCGTTCACGATTACGCAATGGCGTTCATATTGGGTTTTTTCTATCCAGTGACATTCATCATACTCTTCGGAATTGGCGTACCCGTTTTCTTCATCTCCAAGAGCAAAGTTGTAATTACCAATAACATCTTCCAATTGATATTCAATAACATCAACTTAATGATTATATTCAACTTATATACTATGGAGTTCAACGCCCGCTGGAACAATTGTCCACCACATCACAATTATTATCTAGATCTGCTCATACCACGGAGTTGGAGCTGTAACACatatgtcataggaagtagataa
- the LOC105204783 gene encoding uncharacterized protein LOC105204783, which translates to MAGCCVPGCGNSTAKGYSLRSFPRDHKRREQWIANIGVPNWQPNVNSRICEAHFAKTAWEKVRCDGKRKLKCNAVPTIFFHRTIEAYDLRDPTKSNKDNSTVNMFIARLTNEGEVKIDYQYQLRSNDIERLKNQKPSDGRPNPFIPEKKNEEEKETTEVDWKQQCEELTCRLTKSEKECQRLRGIMKKREDLFNKLIRRSYNCGKILKERLRKLRIENQLNSKLNIRLREVFNEDQIRAIINPIENRKWSDETIKRAARLRLTCGLLGYQEILDQHFPLPLLEIIEQKMGGVELDN; encoded by the exons ATGGCTGGCTGCTGTGTCCCCGGTTGCGGGAACTCGACGGCCAAGGGATATTCTTTGAGAAGTTTTCCGAGGGATCATAAACGAAGAGAACAATGGATCGCCAATATCGGCGTACCGAACTGGCAGCCCAACGTGAACAGTCGTATATGCGAG GCGCACTTCGCCAAGACTGCATGGGAGAAGGTCCGCTGTGACGGCAAACGCAAACTGAAATGTAACGCCGTACCCACGATTTTCTTCCATCGTACGATTGAAGCGTACGACTTGCGCGACCCGACGAAAAGTAACAAAGATAACAGTACCGTAAACATGTTCATTGCGCGTCTGACGAATGAGGGAGAAGTTAAAATCGATTATCAGTATCAGTTACGTTCCAATGATATTGAACGATTGAAGAATCAAAAACCGTCGGATGGTCGTCCAAATCCATTCATACCTGAGAAGAAGAATGAAGAAGAGAAGGAAACTACAGAAGTCGACTGGAAGCAACAATGTGAGGAATTGACGTGTCGACTGACAAAGAGCGAAAAAGAATGCCAGAGACTTCGAGGCATCATGAAGAAACGTGAGGATTTGTTTAACAAGTTAATAAGAAGGAGTTACAACTGTGGAAAAATTTTAAAGGAACGCCTAAGGAAACTGAGGATAGAGAACCAACTTAACAGCAAGTTAAATATCAGATTGAGAGAAGTTTTCAATGAGGATCAGATCAGGGCTATTATTAATCCAATTGAGAACCGCAAATGGTCTGACGAAACGATTAAGCGAGCCGCTCGACTGAGGCTTACATGTGGCTTGCTCGGATACCAAGAAATTTTAGATCAACATTTTCCTTTGCCCTTACTAGAAATTATTGAACAGAAAATGGGCGGTGTTGAATTAGACAATTAA